In Streptomyces sp. NBC_00433, a single genomic region encodes these proteins:
- a CDS encoding DUF2637 domain-containing protein, with protein sequence MPPNTPATAHQATAWDRAAVALLGAAGCTLSYDALQQIAIAIHIRPALTYLFPLVIDGFIAYGVRALLVLRNAPFRARLYIWTLFATATLASVWANALHAIRLNQQSHATGLHLDDTTVGILSTMAPLALAGAVHLHILITRHDAPTAEAPTSRPAEVSELPERAPESDVPRAQDPTPEADPSVEEPPAEHARAEERPAVIPDKSVRRIGRPPSAELDELLTLVRPVFAVHENPTRSVVRDHVHASGHTIAEDRLTHVLALLRRERHGH encoded by the coding sequence ATGCCCCCGAACACCCCCGCCACAGCCCACCAGGCAACCGCCTGGGACCGCGCAGCCGTCGCGCTCCTCGGCGCCGCCGGCTGCACCCTGTCCTACGACGCCCTCCAGCAGATCGCCATCGCCATCCACATACGCCCCGCCCTGACCTACCTCTTCCCTCTGGTCATCGACGGCTTCATCGCCTACGGGGTGCGCGCACTCCTCGTGCTGCGCAACGCACCCTTCCGCGCCCGCCTCTACATCTGGACCCTCTTCGCCACCGCCACGTTGGCCAGCGTCTGGGCCAACGCCCTCCACGCCATCCGCCTCAACCAGCAAAGCCACGCCACCGGCCTCCACCTGGACGACACCACCGTCGGCATCCTGTCCACCATGGCCCCACTCGCCCTCGCCGGGGCCGTCCACCTCCACATCCTCATCACCCGCCACGACGCGCCCACCGCCGAAGCCCCAACATCCCGACCAGCGGAGGTGTCGGAGCTTCCGGAACGGGCGCCCGAGTCCGACGTGCCGCGCGCACAGGACCCCACGCCCGAGGCAGATCCGTCGGTTGAGGAGCCGCCCGCGGAACATGCACGCGCCGAGGAGCGCCCCGCCGTAATACCCGACAAGTCCGTCCGCCGAATCGGCCGCCCGCCGAGCGCCGAACTCGACGAACTCCTCACCCTGGTCCGCCCCGTGTTCGCGGTGCACGAAAACCCCACCCGGAGCGTGGTCCGCGACCACGTCCACGCCTCCGGTCACACCATCGCCGAGGATCGCCTCACCCACGTCTTGGCCCTCCTGCGCCGCGAGCGACACGGCCACTGA
- a CDS encoding MobC family plasmid mobilization relaxosome protein, with product MRDQHHETPDHRPEQIRANPAPGGARYGAGPSNGRSHAGSSAPGVAEDLRRQGAPEGEADAEPSSLMRAAAEAAVRRTARRRRRDGTQRTFRVDVRYSQAEHHAIKTKAKAMEIAGAHLVGAVVMAFVEGTQPLPGRRTETDDLIDELVALRAQVAKIGGNVNQIAHRLNSGGQPHPADTALLAQAEHTVQSVRKAVAAIETAAHQAASRKAA from the coding sequence GTGCGAGACCAGCACCACGAAACTCCCGACCACCGCCCCGAACAGATACGGGCCAACCCAGCTCCGGGCGGAGCAAGGTATGGCGCTGGACCGTCCAATGGCCGGTCCCACGCAGGCTCCTCCGCCCCGGGGGTGGCGGAGGATCTCCGGCGCCAGGGGGCACCGGAGGGGGAAGCCGATGCCGAGCCGTCGAGCCTGATGCGTGCCGCTGCTGAAGCCGCCGTTCGCCGTACCGCGCGACGTCGCCGCCGCGACGGCACCCAGCGCACCTTCCGTGTCGACGTCCGCTACAGCCAAGCCGAGCACCACGCCATCAAGACCAAGGCAAAGGCCATGGAGATCGCCGGCGCACACCTGGTCGGCGCGGTCGTCATGGCCTTCGTCGAAGGCACCCAGCCCCTGCCCGGCCGCCGCACCGAAACCGACGACCTCATCGACGAACTCGTCGCCCTGCGCGCCCAGGTCGCCAAGATCGGCGGCAACGTCAACCAGATCGCCCACCGCCTCAACTCCGGCGGCCAGCCGCATCCGGCCGACACCGCGCTCCTGGCCCAGGCCGAACACACCGTGCAGAGCGTCCGCAAGGCCGTCGCCGCTATCGAAACGGCCGCGCACCAAGCGGCCAGCCGGAAGGCGGCCTGA
- a CDS encoding relaxase/mobilization nuclease domain-containing protein translates to MIAKITRGKAIRRLLGYLYDTVKAKDHTDPHLVASWDGFAPDPGRDQDPKAAMKQLTGSLELRLNQARGKGQSVPERPVWQCSVRAAPEDPVLTDEQWADIARRIVHATGIAPDGDPDGCRWVAVRHADDHIHIAATTIRGDLRTARHWNDYLSADKELEAVEHDYNLRIVVRGDRTAAKRPTRAETEKAHRIGHQRTPREQLRATIRTIVAVSTSPEEFFHLLASSGMKVELLRFPSGDIRGYKVALDGDTNAQGQPVWFSGSTLAPDLSYPQIRNRLTATEAPPVSPRRANPWHQATAATERIPHHLAGTDDAAAQAHITAFAEALDALPFYAPTELRPQLRQAALDFERASRSRIQADHHHARALRGAIHTIARQPVGGDGAGIAMFLDAAILAAMAIQRWHAARHHNQQVEATRRTLADLQAAYDQAAQAPLAALTQRRPPQPATERHAQRIRQTIPTHADQILNDPTWPALATTLTDAQTAGHDPTQLLHQAADQRALNDAHSPAQVLTWRLQRLTQRPALSPRARAAQARSSVGVTGQRQDRSGRQAVAPSHPRRSR, encoded by the coding sequence TTGATCGCGAAGATCACCCGAGGCAAGGCCATCCGCCGCCTGCTCGGCTACCTCTACGACACGGTGAAGGCCAAGGACCACACCGACCCGCACCTGGTCGCCTCATGGGACGGCTTCGCACCCGACCCCGGCCGCGACCAGGACCCCAAAGCGGCCATGAAGCAGCTCACGGGTTCCCTCGAACTACGCCTGAACCAAGCCCGTGGCAAAGGCCAGAGCGTCCCCGAGCGGCCGGTGTGGCAGTGCTCGGTCCGCGCCGCCCCCGAAGACCCCGTGCTCACCGACGAGCAATGGGCCGACATCGCCCGCCGCATCGTCCACGCCACCGGCATCGCACCCGACGGCGACCCGGACGGCTGCCGCTGGGTCGCCGTCCGCCACGCCGACGACCACATCCACATCGCCGCCACCACCATCCGAGGCGACCTGCGAACCGCCCGCCACTGGAACGACTACCTCAGCGCCGACAAGGAACTCGAAGCCGTCGAGCACGACTACAACCTGCGCATCGTCGTACGCGGAGACCGCACCGCAGCCAAACGCCCCACCCGCGCCGAAACCGAGAAAGCCCACCGCATCGGCCATCAGCGCACCCCACGCGAACAGCTCCGCGCCACCATCCGCACCATCGTCGCCGTCTCCACCAGCCCCGAGGAGTTCTTCCACCTCCTCGCCTCCAGCGGCATGAAGGTCGAGCTACTGCGCTTCCCCTCCGGCGACATCCGCGGCTACAAAGTCGCCCTCGACGGCGACACCAACGCCCAAGGCCAGCCCGTCTGGTTCTCCGGCTCCACCCTCGCCCCCGACCTGTCCTACCCCCAGATCCGCAACCGCCTCACCGCCACCGAAGCCCCGCCTGTCAGCCCGCGCCGGGCCAACCCCTGGCACCAGGCCACCGCAGCCACCGAACGCATCCCCCACCACCTCGCCGGCACCGACGACGCAGCTGCCCAAGCCCACATCACCGCGTTCGCCGAAGCCCTCGACGCACTCCCCTTCTATGCCCCCACGGAGCTGCGCCCCCAGCTCCGCCAGGCAGCCCTCGACTTCGAACGCGCCAGCCGCTCCCGCATCCAAGCCGACCACCACCACGCCCGAGCCCTACGAGGCGCCATCCACACCATCGCTCGCCAACCGGTAGGCGGTGACGGCGCGGGCATCGCCATGTTCCTCGACGCCGCCATCCTCGCCGCCATGGCAATTCAGCGCTGGCACGCCGCCCGCCACCACAACCAGCAAGTCGAAGCCACCCGCCGCACCCTCGCCGACCTCCAAGCCGCCTACGACCAAGCCGCACAAGCGCCATTGGCCGCGCTCACCCAACGCCGCCCACCCCAACCAGCTACCGAACGCCACGCCCAACGCATACGCCAGACCATCCCCACCCACGCCGACCAGATCCTCAACGACCCCACCTGGCCCGCCCTCGCCACCACCCTCACCGACGCCCAAACCGCTGGCCACGACCCCACCCAACTACTCCACCAAGCAGCCGACCAACGAGCCCTCAACGACGCCCACTCCCCCGCACAAGTCCTCACCTGGCGCCTCCAACGCCTCACCCAACGCCCCGCACTCAGCCCCCGAGCCCGCGCCGCCCAAGCCCGCAGCTCGGTTGGAGTCACTGGTCAGCGGCAGGATCGATCCGGTCGGCAGGCCGTCGCGCCGAGCCACCCCCGCCGAAGCCGGTGA